GAAATGATTTCTGACTCGCGGATGCCCAACGACGGGAGAGCGATGAGCGCACGGCAGTTCGTCAACGATCCGGACGAGTTCGTTTCCCAGGCGCTGGAGGGGCTCCAGCTCGCGCATCCACACCTGGTCGAGGTCAGCACCGACCCGGCCCTGGTGTTGCGCGTCGTGAAGGACGGCGCCCCACCGAAGGTCGCCCTGGTGTCCGGCGGTGGGTCCGGCCACGAACCACTGCACACCGGTTTCGTCGGCCCCGGGATGCTCGACGCGGCAGTGCCCGGAGCGGTGTTCGCGAGCCCGACCGCGTACCAGATCCGCGCAGGCATCAAGGCGGCCGACCGCGGTCGCGGCGTCCTGCTGATCGTGAAGAACTACACCGGTGACGTGCTCAACTTCTCCATCGCCGCGGAGCTCGCTCGCGAGGAGAACATCGATGTGGAGATCGTCCTGGTCGACGACGACCTCGCGACGGACGGCGGTGACGAAGGCGGCCCGGGACGCAGAGGAACGGCCGCGGTGGTCGCGGTGGAGAAGATCTGCGGCGCTGCCGCGGAGCGCGGTGCGTCCCTGACGGAGCTGGCCGAACTCGGACGGCGAGTCGTCTCGAATTCGCGCACGATGGCGCTCGCACTTCAGGCATGCACTCATCCCGGCCAGCAACGCCCGTCGTTCGACCTGGCCGACGACGAGGTGGAGTTCGGAGTCGGCATTCACGGTGAGCGCGGCATCGGGCAGCGCCCCTACGGCCCCGCCAGCGAACTCGTCCCTGCGCTCACCAAGCCCGTTGTCGACGCACTCGGTCTGACGCGCGACGCCTCGGTGATCGCGATCGTCAACGGTCTCGGTTCGACGCACGCACTGGAGCTTTCTGTCGTGCACCGCGAGCTTGCAGCGTTCTTGGACGGCATCGGGGTGCGCATCGAGCGCGCACTCGTCGGCTCGTACGTGACAGCGCTGGACATGCGGGGCTGCTCCATCACGTTGGTGCGTTGCGACTCCGCGCTGCTCGAACTGTGGAACGCCCCGGTCCATACGCCCGCACTCGCCTGGTGACAAGGAGCCCTGGATGACCACCCTCACCACCGAACACGCTCGCGCCTGGGCGGACCGGTTCGTCGCTGTCGGCGCCGAGCGCGACTCCGAGCTGACGGAACTCGATCGTCAGGCGGGCGACGGCGATTACGGCACGAATCTCCGCTCCGCGTTGCGCAGAGCTGCGGTCAATCTGTCAGCTGGAGCGGATTCTCCACATGAGGTGTTCCTCGCGGTTTCGGAGGCTTTCCTCAACACGGGTGGCACCAGCGGCCCGTTGTTCGGCATGTGGTTCCGCGAATTCGCCAAGGCCGCCAAGGAAAGGGACGTCACGGCCGCAGTGCTCGGAGAAGCCGCGACGAACGCCGTAGCGGTCGTGCAGCGCCTCGGCAAGGCGGAGGTCGGGCACAAGACGATGGTGGACGCGATGGTTCCCGCTGCCGAAGCCCTCAGCGCCGCAGCCGCCCGCGGAGCCACCGTCTCGGATGCCCTGGCCGAAGCCGCGTCTGCCGCGCACGCGGGCGCTGCGTCAACCGAGAAGCTGCTCGCCAAACGCGGTCGCGCGAGCTACGTCGGAGAACACGCTCGCGGGGTGATCGACCCGGGCGCTCTCACCGTTGCGTACTTCTTCGACGCAGCCGCTCCCTCCCAGGGCTGAGCTACAACATCTCTCGGCGACCAGGGGGCGTCCCGCCCAGGAGGTCGTTCTGACCAATTGGGCCCGGACCGTCACTCCGGGTGATAGGAAAGCCAGGTGATCTCCGACGCCAGCAGCGCAACCCCTACCTCGTTCGACGACCTCGACTCCTACATCGCTCTGCCCAGGATCGAAGGCCTTCGCCTCGCACCGGACGGACGCAGGCTCGTCGTGGGCGTGGCGCTTCCGGACGCGGAAAACGCCCGCTACACCAAGGCTTTGTGGGAGGTCGACCCCGATGGTCGGCGGCCGGCGCGGCGGTTGACGCGCAGCGAGCAGGGCGAGACCGCGGTCGCGTTCGGCCCTGACGGCGACCTGCTCTTCCTGTCGTCGCGGCCGCGTCCGGACAGCGATGAGGACACGGCCAAGACGGCGCTGTGGTCGCTGCCTGTGAACGGGGGCGAGGCGAGGGTCATCGCGAGTCCCGCCGGGGGCGTTCGAGGCGTCGTGGTCAGCGAGAACGGGACCGTCGTGTTCGGCTCGGACATGATGCCTTCCGCCCCTGACTTCGTCTCGGACAAAGAAATCCGAAGCGCTCGGCGGAAGGCGGGCGTGTCGGTGATCCTGCACGAGGAGAACCCGATCCGGTTCTGGGACCACGACCTCGGGCCGGACCGCACTCGGCTTCTGGCGACCACCCTGACCGGGGACAGCGGCGAGATCACCGATGTCACCGGGCACGTCGGCCGGGCACTGTGGGACAGCAGCTCCTGGGACATCACGCCAGACGGCAGCACTGCGGTCGCCTCGTGGGCGGTCGCCGAAGCCCGTGGCGCACAGCGGCAGATCCTCGTCGCGATCGACTTGGCGACCGGAGACCGGCGCACGCTGGTCGACGATGTCGCACACCAGTACGGCGCGCCTCGGGTGTCGCCGACCGGGGAACACGTCGCGTTCGAGGTCAACGAGCGGTGCACGCCAGAAGGCCCCGGGGACAACTGGTTGGCCGTCGTCCCGGTCGCGGGCGGCGAGGTGCGGCACGTGGCCGAGAACTGGGACCGCTGGCCGCACATCGCCTGCTGGAGCCCGGACGGCGCGGCTCTCGTGGTCGTCGCCGCCGACCACGGTCGCGCGCCCGTCTGGCGAGTGGATATCGAGACCGGGGAGGCGACTCGGCTCACCTTGGACGACGCCGCGTACTCCGATGTTCAGATCTCGCAGGACGGCAAGATCTACGCGCTCCGCTCGGCGGTCGACAGTCCGCCTGCGCCGGTCCGCATCAGTGAGTCCGGCGTCGAGCCGCTGCGAGGACCCGCCGAGGTGCTCAAGGCTCAGTACGACCTGCCGGGGCGGCTGGAGGAAATCACGATCACCGCCGCGGACGGCACGCCGGTGCGCGGGTGGCTCGCGCTTCCGCACGACGCGAGCGCGGACACGCCCGCACCACTCGTGCTGAAGATCCACGGCGGGCCGGTCATGTCGGTCAACTCCTGGTCATGGCGCGCCAATCCATGGGTCTACGTCGCCAAGGGATACGCGGTCCTGATGCCCGATTTCGCGCTGTCCATCGGCTACGGACTGGATTTCGTGCGGCGCGGCTGGGGCCAGTGGGGCGGCAAGCCCTACACGGACCTCATGGAGATGACCGATGCCGCACAGCAGCGCGCTGACGTGGATTCCTCCAGAGCAGCGGTGGTCGGTGGCTCCTTCGGCGGATACATGGCGAACTGGGTCGCCGGGCACACCGACAGGTTCTCGGCGATCGCCAGCCACGCGTCCGTGTGGCACTTGGACACGGCGGCAGACGTGGAGTACGAGTTCCGCCGGGAAATGACGCCCGAGGTGATGGACGCCAACTCCCCGCACAACTTCGTCGACGCCATCAGCACGCCGATGTTGCTGCTGCACGGTGACCGGGACTACCGCGTGCCGATCGGCGAGGCGATGCGGCTGTGGTGGGATCTCGCGGCCCGGCTGCGGGCCGAGGACGGATCAGGGCCACACAAGTTCCTGTACTTCCCGGACGAGAACCACTGGATCCTCTCCCCGACCCATTCGAAGATCTGGTACTCGACGATCATCGCGTTCTTCGACCACCACGTGCTCGGAAAGGATTGGCAGCGGCCGTATTTGCTCGGCTGATCCAGGGATCCACGGCCAGCGCGCCCAATCGCCACGGGCCGGGCGCGCACCGTGGCTCTTCCGCCGCGTGCGCGTCGCTCGTCGAGTTGACGGTATCTTGGCCCGCAGACCGGGGCTACGTCGAGGAGTGCCATGGCTCGGCTCAGCAGGGCGCAAACCCAGGCGAACAGCCGGGCCAAGATCCTGGCGGCCGCGCGAGACGAATTCGCTGAACGCGGGTTCCGCGATGCCAAGATCGATGCCATTGCCGAGCGCGCCGGTTTCACCAGAGGCGCTGTCTACTCGAACTTCCCGGGCAAGAGAGCGCTTTACTTCGCGGTGCTGGCCAACCTCTCTGAGAACGCTCCGATGCCGCCCCACGCCGAGCCGAGTCTGACCGCTCAGGAGGCTTTGGGAGCGATCGCGCGCGCATGGGTAGCGCGGCTGCCGTTGGCCGATATCGGCGAACGGGACGGTTCTGGCCGGCTGAGCATGGACTTGATGCCGGAAGTCACGGCCGAAACCCGCACGCGCCTGCCCTACACGCAGCTGATGCGGTTGAACGCGGTCCTGCTCGGCCTCGCCTTGGAACGCCTGGAACCGCGCCGCGGCCGCATGGTGCGCATCGCCGAGACAGCACTCACCACACTGCACGGTGCGACACAGATGGCCGCCGCCGCGCCCGGCTTCGTGGAGCCCTTCAACGTCGTGAAGGCGTGTGAGCAGCTGGCGGCCCTCGACCTCGCCGACTCCTGGCCGACGCCGCCGATCATCGCGCCGGTCAAGCACGTTGATGAACCGTGGTCACCACCATCCACGATCAACTCGCTTCGCTCGGAGCCCGCCGATTTGAGCAGCGACGGAGTGGTGGCTGTCCTTGGGCTGCACCGGCTTTCCGCGGCAGAAGAAGTCGTTCGGGCTGCGCGCGCCCACGACAAGATCACAGTCGCGGTGGTGACCAGCGACCCTGCCGAGCTCACGCCGCTGGCGCGGCTCGCGGTCGCGGACCTGTGGCATTGCCTCCGACAGGCTTTCCCAGAGCCCGCGTGGCCGAGCATTCAGCTGGTCTTCGACGCGGACGCCGAACTCGCCGCCGCCGCGGGGGTGCCAGCCGTCAGCGACGTGACCGAGGTGGCCGTGCGGTTCACCCGAGGACGGATCATCGCCCGTTCAGAGGGATACGGCGCATGCCACTCCGCCACCTCGGTCACCGTCGATCAGTCAGCGAGGACTACCGGCTCCATCTGACGCACGTACTCCTGATCGGCAACGACCTCGATCGCCAGGATCCGGCCCCCTGCCACGACGAAGTCCAGAAGGACACGCGGGTTGCCACCAGGTGCCCACGCCGCGCCAACAACGCCGTCGAACAGCACGGGACGCGCCTCCTGCGCGCGTCCGAGGAACGCGTCAGCCACCGCAGAGGCACCGCGAACCTCGCTCGCAAGCGGCGGAGCGCCCTGGTCCTTGGCTGCGGCGGACAGGGCAACGGCGACTTCGTCGGCTCGGAGCACAACGTCAGGATCAAGCACGGCAAGCAGCGCCTGGAAGTCACCTTCGCGGGAGGCAGCAAGGAACGCCTCGACGACTTCCCTCTGACGCGCTTGATCTGCCTCGCCTTCGTGTGAAGCGCCACGCACGCGCCTCCGCGCACGACTGGCCAGTTGCCGCGCTGCGGCAGGACTGCGACCGACAATCGGGGCGATCTCCTCGAACGGCACACCGAACATGTCGTGCAGGACAAAGGCCAGCCGCTCAACGGGCGCGAGGGTATCCAGCACCACAAGCAGTGCCAGCCCGACCGAGTCAGCCTGGAGCGCCTGGTGCTCTGGGTCGACGCGGTCGGGCTGTTCTGGCACGCGCGCGTCCAAGGGCTCTTCCCGCCGTGATGCACGGGAACGCAGCATGTCCAGGCACACTCGACTGACAACTGTGGTGAGCCATCCGCTCAGGTTGCGCACATCGCTCGTGTCGGCCCGGCTCAGCCGTAGCCACGCCTCCTGAACGGCGTCCTCGGCTTCACTCACCGAACCGAGCATCCGGAACGCCACCGAACGCAGATGACTGCGGTTCTCCTCGAACTGCCCTGCAAGCCAGTTGTCGTCGTTCACCCTTGGCATCCTCCGCTCCTGTCCTCTATGACACTGACGAACAGGAGCGGAATGTTGTGACAGCGTTCTCGAACGACACGCTGCGCGAGCGTTCAGCTCATCTCGAACCGAGGTTGTCGGCGCGACCGCGACCGCCGATGAAGCCAAGCGCGATCATGCCGAGGGCAAGCACGAAGTGCAGCCAGTTGTCCGCGGTGTTGAGCGGCACGAAGTTCGCTCCACTGTCGTGGTCGATGACCAAGCCGTAGAGCCACAACACGAGGTATACCAAGCCGCCGCCGATCAGGAAGGCCTTGGCGCCGGAGAGGCTTCTGGCCATCGCAAGCCCGGCCACTCCGAACAACAGGTGGACGATGTTGTGCAGAATCGACACCTGGAACACCCCGAGAAGCAGTGCCTCGGAGTGGTGGCCGGCGAACTGCAATGTCTCGTAGTTCGTAGTCACACCGGGAATGAAGCCGAGAACGCCGACGAGCAGGAAGACCACGCCGACGATCATCGCCAGCGTCTGGACAAGCGAACGCGATCCTGTGGTCGATACGTGAGAAGTGGACACAACTCCTCCATTGAAGCTCGCAGCAACGGTTCGTTGCCGTGTGCCGGACGTCTACCCGCCTTGCGGCTCGATACACACAGCCCGCCGAGTTCGCAACGGAGCTGGTACGAGCCGAGTCCCGTGGATACCTCTCACCAGGAAGAACTGTCGCGACGAGTCCCTGTTCCGCTAGGCCGCGGCGTTGCCTCCCGCTTGACCACAACCCAAGAACTGTAGCTCCGAGAGACGCCGACGCCACACTTACTATCCACAGGTACGCGGCAGTCTCGATAATGAGGACGTGTTTTATGGGGAATTGTGGATAACTCGACAGATGGGGCTTGATCAACTTTTTCCGGTCGTAGGGTCGTCTCATGAACGATCCCAGAATCACTCGTGAGCTCGAGGACGCGTTCCGCGGCTTGTGCGCCGCACAGGCGCGGTTCGCTGAGTCCCTGGCCAAGCACGCCGAGCGCGTGGGCAAGCGCGATGCGCCGTACTTCAAAGACGAGGTCGGAGCCATGCTGGCGATGTCGATACATCGCGCCAACAAGTTGTTGTCCCAAGCCCAGACAGTGACCTCGCGTCCGGCGGTCTTCCACGCCTTGCGCGAGGGAAAGATCGACATGGGCAAGGCCCTGTTGATCGTCAGTCAGGTCAAGCTGCTCTCCGGAGAACAGGCCGACCTGGCAGAGGCGAAGCTCTTGGCGTACGCACCGACCCGCACCTACGTCTCCGTACGGCGGCTCGCACGGCAGCTCGTCCTCAAGTTGAACCCGGAAGCCGGGCAGGAACGTCACGCGGAGAAGTCCAGACAGCGCAAGGTGGAAAAGACGAACCTCGACGACGGCATGTGCGTACTCCGCGTGCTGCTCACCTCTGTCAGTGGAGCGCTGGTGTGGGATCGCATCGACCGCCTCGCGCGCAGCGCCGCCGTGCCTGGGGACCCCCGAACCCTGGATCAGAAGCGAGCGGATGTCGCACTCGACCTGCTGCTGGGCAAGGCCACCTCAGCTCCTCAAGGCCGACCGGACGTCCAGGTCACCGTGCCCCTCAGCACACTGATGGGCCTCAACGACGATCCCGGTGCGCTCGCCGGGTATGGCCCGATCCCCGCATCGGTCGCCAGGGAAATCGCGGCCGGCGGGACGTGGAAGCGAATCCTCACCGATCCGGCCACGGGCATCGCTCTGGACAGGGGACGGACAGAGTACGAGCCCTCAGAAGCGTTGAAGGAGTTCGTCAAGGTCCGCGACGGCATCTGCTCGGCGATCGGTTGCAACCAGCCCGCGAGCAAGTGCGTCATCGACCATTGCAAGCCGGCCGACGGCACAGAACTGTCAGCTTCGGACATCAAACCCACATGCACGTACCACTTGCGCATGCGTCACGAGTCCGGCTGGGAGTGCCACCACCTGTCCGACGGCAGGCACTTCTGGGCGACGCCGTCCGGGCGCGTCTACGAAAGCGAGTCCGAGCCGATCGGCGACCCGAAACCGTCCCAGGGCATGCCATCGGACGATCCGGGGCCGCATGCGGCTTGAGAAGCGAGCCGCCCCGGCTGCTTCGGCACAGCAGACCGTGCCCACGCGCCAAGAGCAAGGCTGACACCACTATGCGGTAAAGCGATCTCGACAGTGCGGCGTCTGAAGAGGTGAAGGCCACCCAGCAGGAATAGCTGCGGCAATGCTGCCGTTGCCTCCGGTGGCCTTCAGGTGGAAGACCGTCGCACGGAGGGGGTCGCGCATGCTGCATTCCAGAAGCAGCGATCTGGACGGTGAGCAACCGGGCTGGGCGCTGGTCGAGCCCCTGTACATGGCACATCGACCCGCTGCTCGTGCGGCAGCGGCTTCGATCCTCGGCCCCGCACACGATGTGGAGGACATCATCCAGGACGCCACTGTCAAGGCGGCACAACGCATTCACACATTGCGCGACTCGGCAAGGGCACGCAGCTGGTACCTGGCGATCGTGAGCAGGCAAGCGCTCGACCGGTGGCGGCAGCGAGCGCGGCAGCATCAGCGCACAGCGACGTCATCGCTCGACCAACTGGCTGACGGGTTGGAGGCGGGCCAGAACTCAGTTCGGGTGCTGCCGGTCGAGGACTACCCGGACCTGCGGCTGGCTTTCGAGTTCATCGACACGCTGCCCGGAAAGCAACGAGCCGCATACCTGTTGCGCCACTACTTCGGCATGGATCGCGACTCCATCGCGGAGGTGCTGGGCTGCGGCGCGGCGACGGTGTCAGTGCACCTGTTCCGAGCACAGGCCAAAGTGGACAAGGAGTTTCGGTGACTGCAGCTGTGGCCAACGACGATTTCGACTGGGACGACGACGAAACGCTGCGACGAGCGCGACGGGACGCCGACCAGAGCGTGACGACCGACTCGGTTCGTGCCTTCATCAGACAGATCGGCAAGGTCGCCCTCCTCAACGCCGAGCAGGAGGTCGAACTCGCCCGCCGCATCGAGGCGGGCCTCTACGCGGCCGAAAAGTTGGACAGCGATGTCGAGCTCAGCGATCAGGCTCGACGGGATCTGCGGTGGATCGTCCGCGACGGTGAGCGGGCCAAGAACCACCTGCTGGAGGCCAACCTCCGCCTCGTGGTCTCCCTCGCCAAGCGCTACACCGGCCGCGGCATGGCCTTCCTCGACCTCATCCAGGAAGGCAACCTCGGCCTCATCCGCGCCGTCGAGAAGTTCGACTACACCAAAGGATTCAAGTTCTCCACCTACGCCACGTGGTGGATCCGCCAGGCCATCACCCGCGCCATGGCCGACCAGGCCCGCACCATCCGCATCCCGGTGCACATGGTCGAGGTCATCAACAAGCTCGGCCGCATCCAGCGCGAGCTGCTCCAGGACCTGGGCCGCGCTCCGTCGCCCGACGAGCTGGCCAAGGAAATGGACATCACCCCCGAGAAGGTCCTGGAGATCCAGCAGTACGCCCGCGAACCTGTCTCACTGAACCAGACCATCGGCGATGAGAGCGACTCCCAGCTCGGTGACTTCATCGAGGACACGGACGCTGTGGTGGCGTTCGACGAGATCTCCTTTACGTTGCTCCGAGACGAGCTCTCGTCGGTGCTGGCGACGCTGTCCGAGCGCGAGGCGGGCGTGGTGCGGCTGCGCTTCGGCCTCACCGACGGCCAGCCCCGCACCCTCGACGAGATCGGCCAGGTCTACGGCGTGACGCGGGAACGCATCCGCCAGATCGAGTCCAAGACCATGTCGAAGCTGCGCCACCCGTCCCGGTCCCAGGTGCTGCGCGACTACCTCCCCTAGACGAGCTCCACATGCACTCCTTCGTACGGACACAACTCCATGTCCAAGTGGAGGCACCGTGCTGTCTGTCCGAAGTGGACGCGAGATGGACGCCGGCTGGTGGCGGAACGACCCGAGTCGGGTTGCGCCGAAGTGGAGGACCACGGCGGCCGCATCGAACCGCGGGTATCCCATGCAGTCAACGGGAAGATCTGGGAGGGCCACGAAGCCGCGCTGTAGCAAGACGTTGTTGTTCCTGCGGATTTCGACGAGCTTCGGTAGAGGTTCAGCACGGAGTCGGCGTCGGTGAGTTGGTCCGCGACGTTGCCGGGTAAACCGAGTTCGTTGCCGTAGTAGAGGGTCTGAGTTCCTCGTAGGGTCCGCAAGAGCATTGCCGCGAGGCGAACGCTGTTGGGATCGTTACTGGTTGCCGGTCTCGGTCGATCGTGATTGGACAGCACGTAGTTCGGCCAGCTCTCTTCACCGAGCGCGTTCCTGAGCTTGGACACTTGCCAGCAGCTCCTTCGCGTTCCACGGCGCCTCGATGATGTGGAGGTTGAATGGGAGGTGGAGTTCGTTTCAGGCGAGCGCCGAAGAACTGGCTCCACCTTTCCCACGGCATGACTTCGATCTCACCGATGACCATCGCCTTGTAGGCGTCGAGCACTGCCCCGATCTCGCGGAGATAGCCGTGCAGGTCCGGGTGTAGGCGATCATGGATGTGCCACGTCGATGCGAATGCCGTCTACGCCCAGTTCGGGGTGAGCGCCGCGCCGGCGCGCGAAGCACTTCGGCAACTGGAGAGCGAGGGGCTGGTCGTCCACAATCCCAACCGCGGTGCGTTCGTGACGGAAATCAGCGTCGACGGGCTTCGCGGCGTCCTGCTCCCGATTCCGCTCCGGCTGGGCGGTACGCGGCGCACGAGGCAACAGACCGAGCGCGTGGATCGCACTCGAAGCTGTGGTCGCGACGATGCGCGAGGCGGCGGAGCGCAGAGGCCTGCGGGCAGGTCACCGAAGCGAACCTCGCCCTCCGCCTCACCCTGGTGGCCGCCGCGGACTCGCTGCACACCTCGCAGCTGTGGGTCGGGATCGAGTCACGGCTGCGTATGCAGTTCCAGCGCCTGGGAGCATCGCGGAGATGGCTCCCCGCCATCGTCGACGAGCGCGACGCACTCCTCGAAGTGCTCCGTTCCGGCGAAAGCGCCGCGATCGAGGCCGCACTCGAAGAGCACATCGTCACGGCCGCTGAGCGTGCCGTTGACGGTTAGGCACATCGCGCTGGTGTGAGACTTTGGTCAAGTCGGCAGTCGAACCATCTATTGACAATCCCAGATTCAGTTCCCCACCCTGAACGGAAAGCTTCGAACAAACTCGCAGGTGAGCTGGCGCCATACACCCACTCGGCGCATCACCACCAACGATACTCACTCGAAACTCTCACACTTCTTTAACATTCCGCTGGTCGACTCGATCTCAGAGAGATCCGAGATGCGGGAAACAGCCGTATTCGCGATCCCCCGAAGTCAATTCCGCGAAATCGACGGCACAAGGGCTTACGCACATGACCAGTGGACTAGCCGCTCAGCTGAGCACTGCCCGCGAGACCGCACCGAGGGGCAGCGCGATCTACCCGGCGGCCGCCCCTCCCCCGCAGCGCACCCTGGTGGACATCTTCCAGTTCACAGCTGCTGCTCACCCGAACGCTCCGGCGCTGGACGCCGGAACGGGCACCCTGTCCTACGCCGCGCTCGCGGCCGAGGTCGACGAGGTCGTCACCATGTGGCGGGCGGCGGGCCTCGGACTCGGTGACCGGATCGGCATTCGAATTCCTTCCGGTACTGCGGAACTCTACGTCAGCATTCTCGCCACGCTGTCGATCGGGGCCGCGTATGTGCCGGTCGACTTCGATGATCCGGCGGAACGCGCGGAGACGATCTGGCGGGAGGCCGAGGTTAGCGCGATTGCCGGTCCAGGCGGAGAAATCCGCATGCTGCGCGAACCGCGACGGCGCCCCATCCGACCGCCCTCCCCCGACAATGATGCCTGGATCATTTTCACCTCTGGGTCGACCGGAAAACCGAAGGGCGTGGCGGTGACCCACCGCAGCGCAGCCGCATTCGTCGACGCCGAGGCGGAGCTGTTCCTGCCGGACGATCCGCTGGGGCCCGCGGACCGGGTGCTCGCCGGCCTCTCTGTCGGTTTCGACGCCTCCTGCGAGGAGATGTGGCTGGCCTGGCGCCATGGCGCGTGCCTGGTTCCGGCACCGCGCGAACTCGTTCGCGCGGGAGCCGAGTTGGGGCGTTGGCTTGTCGAGCGAGGGATCACGGTGGTTTCCACCGTTCCGACGCTCGCCGCCTTGTGGCCCGTGGATGTCCTTGGCGGCGTGCGCCTGGTGATCCTCGGTGGCGAGGCGACGAGCCGGGAACTGGCCGCCAAGCTCGACCTTCCCGGCCGCGAGGTCTGGAACACCTACGGCCCGACCGAGACCACCGTCGTGGCCAGCGCGGCGCGGGTGTCGGCTGATCTGCCCGTGCGGATCGGGTACCCGTTGACCGGGTGGCAGCTGGCGGTTGTCGGCCCGAACGGGGAACCGGTCTCGTGGGGCGGGACCGGCGAGCTGGTCATCGGCGGTGTCGGACTGGCGCGCTACCTTGACCCGGACAAGGACAGGGAGAAGTTCGCGCCACTGCCGTCGCTGGGCTGGGAGCGGGCTTACCGCAGCGGTGACGTGGTGCGCGCCGATCCGGAGGGCCTGATCTTCGTCGGGCGCGCGGACGATCAGGTGAAGATCGGCGGCCGTCGCGTCGAGTTGGGC
The window above is part of the Allokutzneria albata genome. Proteins encoded here:
- a CDS encoding S9 family peptidase; the protein is MISDASSATPTSFDDLDSYIALPRIEGLRLAPDGRRLVVGVALPDAENARYTKALWEVDPDGRRPARRLTRSEQGETAVAFGPDGDLLFLSSRPRPDSDEDTAKTALWSLPVNGGEARVIASPAGGVRGVVVSENGTVVFGSDMMPSAPDFVSDKEIRSARRKAGVSVILHEENPIRFWDHDLGPDRTRLLATTLTGDSGEITDVTGHVGRALWDSSSWDITPDGSTAVASWAVAEARGAQRQILVAIDLATGDRRTLVDDVAHQYGAPRVSPTGEHVAFEVNERCTPEGPGDNWLAVVPVAGGEVRHVAENWDRWPHIACWSPDGAALVVVAADHGRAPVWRVDIETGEATRLTLDDAAYSDVQISQDGKIYALRSAVDSPPAPVRISESGVEPLRGPAEVLKAQYDLPGRLEEITITAADGTPVRGWLALPHDASADTPAPLVLKIHGGPVMSVNSWSWRANPWVYVAKGYAVLMPDFALSIGYGLDFVRRGWGQWGGKPYTDLMEMTDAAQQRADVDSSRAAVVGGSFGGYMANWVAGHTDRFSAIASHASVWHLDTAADVEYEFRREMTPEVMDANSPHNFVDAISTPMLLLHGDRDYRVPIGEAMRLWWDLAARLRAEDGSGPHKFLYFPDENHWILSPTHSKIWYSTIIAFFDHHVLGKDWQRPYLLG
- a CDS encoding RNA polymerase sigma factor, producing MRRGDGVSAPVPSTGQSGQGVSVTAAVANDDFDWDDDETLRRARRDADQSVTTDSVRAFIRQIGKVALLNAEQEVELARRIEAGLYAAEKLDSDVELSDQARRDLRWIVRDGERAKNHLLEANLRLVVSLAKRYTGRGMAFLDLIQEGNLGLIRAVEKFDYTKGFKFSTYATWWIRQAITRAMADQARTIRIPVHMVEVINKLGRIQRELLQDLGRAPSPDELAKEMDITPEKVLEIQQYAREPVSLNQTIGDESDSQLGDFIEDTDAVVAFDEISFTLLRDELSSVLATLSEREAGVVRLRFGLTDGQPRTLDEIGQVYGVTRERIRQIESKTMSKLRHPSRSQVLRDYLP
- a CDS encoding dihydroxyacetone kinase subunit DhaK, giving the protein MSARQFVNDPDEFVSQALEGLQLAHPHLVEVSTDPALVLRVVKDGAPPKVALVSGGGSGHEPLHTGFVGPGMLDAAVPGAVFASPTAYQIRAGIKAADRGRGVLLIVKNYTGDVLNFSIAAELAREENIDVEIVLVDDDLATDGGDEGGPGRRGTAAVVAVEKICGAAAERGASLTELAELGRRVVSNSRTMALALQACTHPGQQRPSFDLADDEVEFGVGIHGERGIGQRPYGPASELVPALTKPVVDALGLTRDASVIAIVNGLGSTHALELSVVHRELAAFLDGIGVRIERALVGSYVTALDMRGCSITLVRCDSALLELWNAPVHTPALAW
- a CDS encoding RNA polymerase sigma factor; the encoded protein is MLPLPPVAFRWKTVARRGSRMLHSRSSDLDGEQPGWALVEPLYMAHRPAARAAAASILGPAHDVEDIIQDATVKAAQRIHTLRDSARARSWYLAIVSRQALDRWRQRARQHQRTATSSLDQLADGLEAGQNSVRVLPVEDYPDLRLAFEFIDTLPGKQRAAYLLRHYFGMDRDSIAEVLGCGAATVSVHLFRAQAKVDKEFR
- the dhaL gene encoding dihydroxyacetone kinase subunit DhaL; this encodes MTTLTTEHARAWADRFVAVGAERDSELTELDRQAGDGDYGTNLRSALRRAAVNLSAGADSPHEVFLAVSEAFLNTGGTSGPLFGMWFREFAKAAKERDVTAAVLGEAATNAVAVVQRLGKAEVGHKTMVDAMVPAAEALSAAAARGATVSDALAEAASAAHAGAASTEKLLAKRGRASYVGEHARGVIDPGALTVAYFFDAAAPSQG
- a CDS encoding DUF222 domain-containing protein; protein product: MNDPRITRELEDAFRGLCAAQARFAESLAKHAERVGKRDAPYFKDEVGAMLAMSIHRANKLLSQAQTVTSRPAVFHALREGKIDMGKALLIVSQVKLLSGEQADLAEAKLLAYAPTRTYVSVRRLARQLVLKLNPEAGQERHAEKSRQRKVEKTNLDDGMCVLRVLLTSVSGALVWDRIDRLARSAAVPGDPRTLDQKRADVALDLLLGKATSAPQGRPDVQVTVPLSTLMGLNDDPGALAGYGPIPASVAREIAAGGTWKRILTDPATGIALDRGRTEYEPSEALKEFVKVRDGICSAIGCNQPASKCVIDHCKPADGTELSASDIKPTCTYHLRMRHESGWECHHLSDGRHFWATPSGRVYESESEPIGDPKPSQGMPSDDPGPHAA
- a CDS encoding sigma-70 family RNA polymerase sigma factor, with the protein product MNDDNWLAGQFEENRSHLRSVAFRMLGSVSEAEDAVQEAWLRLSRADTSDVRNLSGWLTTVVSRVCLDMLRSRASRREEPLDARVPEQPDRVDPEHQALQADSVGLALLVVLDTLAPVERLAFVLHDMFGVPFEEIAPIVGRSPAAARQLASRARRRVRGASHEGEADQARQREVVEAFLAASREGDFQALLAVLDPDVVLRADEVAVALSAAAKDQGAPPLASEVRGASAVADAFLGRAQEARPVLFDGVVGAAWAPGGNPRVLLDFVVAGGRILAIEVVADQEYVRQMEPVVLAD
- a CDS encoding TetR/AcrR family transcriptional regulator translates to MARLSRAQTQANSRAKILAAARDEFAERGFRDAKIDAIAERAGFTRGAVYSNFPGKRALYFAVLANLSENAPMPPHAEPSLTAQEALGAIARAWVARLPLADIGERDGSGRLSMDLMPEVTAETRTRLPYTQLMRLNAVLLGLALERLEPRRGRMVRIAETALTTLHGATQMAAAAPGFVEPFNVVKACEQLAALDLADSWPTPPIIAPVKHVDEPWSPPSTINSLRSEPADLSSDGVVAVLGLHRLSAAEEVVRAARAHDKITVAVVTSDPAELTPLARLAVADLWHCLRQAFPEPAWPSIQLVFDADAELAAAAGVPAVSDVTEVAVRFTRGRIIARSEGYGACHSATSVTVDQSARTTGSI
- a CDS encoding DUF4383 domain-containing protein, yielding MIVGVVFLLVGVLGFIPGVTTNYETLQFAGHHSEALLLGVFQVSILHNIVHLLFGVAGLAMARSLSGAKAFLIGGGLVYLVLWLYGLVIDHDSGANFVPLNTADNWLHFVLALGMIALGFIGGRGRADNLGSR